The following are from one region of the Corylus avellana chromosome ca1, CavTom2PMs-1.0 genome:
- the LOC132167241 gene encoding cycloartenol-C-24-methyltransferase — protein sequence MSKPGALDLASGLGGKIEKSEVLSAVEQYEKYHGFYGGDEEERKANYSDMVNKYYDLATSFYEFGWGESFHFAPRWKGESLRESIKRHEHFLALQLGLKPGQKVLDVGCGIGGPLREISRFSSASVTGLNNNEYQITRGKELNRIAGVDKTCDFVKADFMKMSFPDNTFDAVYAIEATCHAPDAYGCYKEIYRVLKPGQFFAAYEWCMTDSFDPNNREHQKIKAEIEIGDGLPDIRLTGKCLEALKQAGFEVIWEKDLAVDSPLPWYLPLDKSHFSLSSFRLTAAGRFITKNMVRALEFVGLAPKGSQRVQNFLEQAAEGLVEGGKKEIFTPMYFFLAQKPLSVNQ from the exons ATGTCGAAGCCAGGAGCTTTGGATCTCGCGTCAGGTCTGGGTGGGAAGATCGAGAAGAGTGAAGTCCTCTCCGCCGTCGAACA GTATGAGAAGTATCATGGCTTTTATGGTGGTgatgaggaagagagaaaagctAACTACTCTGACATG GTTAATAAATACTATGATCTTGCTACTAGCTTTTATGAGTTTGGCTGGGGGGAGTCTTTCCATTTTGCGCCCAG ATGGAAAGGTGAGTCTCTTCGAGAGAGCATCAAGCGACATGAGCACTTCCTTGCTCTACAACTAGGCCTGAAGCCTGGACAGAAG GTATTGGACGTTGGATGTGGAATTGGAGGACCGCTAAGAGAAATTTCTAGATTCAG CTCAGCATCAGTTACGGGGTTGAACAACAATGAATATCAGATCACAAGGGGAAAG GAACTAAACCGCATTGCTGGAGTGGACAAAACCTGCGATTTTGTGAAG GCTGACTTCATGAAAATGTCATTTCCTGACAATACTTTTGATGCAGTATATGCAATTGAAGCTACTTGTCATGCACCAGACGCA TATGGATGCTACAAAGAAATATACAGAGTACTAAAGCCTGGCCAATTTTTTGCTGCATATGAGTGGTGCATGACTGATTCTTTTGATCCCAATAACCGagaacatcaaaaaataaag GCAGAAATCGAGATTGGTGATGGCCTTCCTGACATCAGGTTGACAGGAAAATGCCTTGAAGCTCTCAAACAAGCAGGTTTTGAG GTCATATGGGAGAAAGATCTTGCTGTGGACTCACCTCTCCCTTGGTACTTGCCTTTGGATAAAAGTCACTTCTCACTGAGTAGTTTCCGTCTAACTGCTGCTGGGCGTTTCATTACAAAAAACATG GTGAGGGCCCTTGAATTTGTGGGACTTGCCCCAAAGGGAAGTCAACGTGTTCAAAACTTTCTAGAGCAGGCTGCAGAAGGGCTAGTTGAAGGTGGAAA GAAAGAGATTTTCACACCAATGTATTTCTTCTTGGCCCAGAAGCCGCTTTCAGTCAATCAGTGA